CGCCCGACAGTCCGATCAGCCACCGGTCGGGCTCTTCCGGCGTCGCACCGTCAGGAACGAGCCCGTCCTCGCGGATCCGTCGCCGGACGCGCCGCTCGACGGATCGGCGGAAATGTTCCCCACACAGGTGCGATCCGCTGTAGGCGGCGTGCATCACTGCCTCGCGGTCACACTTCGAACACTCCATCACCGTCACGTACGTGCGAGCGCCGATACGGGTTTCGGCACGCGTTCGAAAAAAATAGATCGTTGCTGCGAGTGGTTCGGCCGGCCGTTACATCGCGCCGCCCATGCCACCCATACCGCCCATGCCGCCCATGCCGCCGGCACCGCCGGGTCCACCCTCGTCGCCGTCGCCTTCGGTGGAGAGATCACCGGCGGCGATGATGTCGTCGATCTTCAACACGAGGTTGGCGGCCTCGGCGGCGGAGGCGATCGCCTGCTCCTTGGCGTGGGCGGGCTCGACGACGCCGGCGTCGAAGGAGTCGTCGATGTCGCCGGTGTAGGCGTTCAGTCCGACGGCCTCGTCGCCGGATTCGTGGGCTGCACGCAGGTCGACCAGCAGATCGATGCTGTCGAGCCCGGCGTTCTCCGCGAGCACGCGGGGAACCAGCTCGAGGGCGTCGGCGAACGACTCGACGGCGAGCTGCTCGCGGCCGGAGACGGAGTCGGCGTAGTCGCGCAGCCGTCGGGCGAGTTCGACCTCGATCGCGCCGCCGCCGGGGAGCACGCGGCCGTCCGAAACCGTCGTCGAAACGACGTCGATCGCGTCGTTGATCCCGCGTTCGAGTTCGTCGACGACGTGGTCGGTCGAGCCGCGCAGCAGGAGCGTGACGCCGTGGGAGTCGGGCCCCTCGACGTAGAACAGTTCGTCGTCGTCGTCGCGCCGGACCGTCCCCTCCGCGACGTCCGCCTCGCTCGCAGCGTCGAGGTCGGTGACGATCGTGGTGTCGAGAACGTTCTTGAGGAACTTCAGGTCGGACTTCTTCGTCCGGCGGACCGCCAGGATCCCCTCCTTTGCGAGGTAGTGCTGAGCGAGGTCGTCGATCCCCTTCTGGCAGAAGACGACGTTGGCACCGGTCTCGGCGATCTGGTCGACCTTCTCGCGCAGTTGCTGTTCCTCCTTGTCGAGGAACTTCTGGAGCTGGTCGGGCGACTCGATGCTCACCTGGGTATCGACGTCGGTTTCCTCGACCTCGATCGGCTCGTTCACGAGCAGGATCCGGGCGTCCTCGAAGTCGGTTGGCATGTCGTCGTGGACTGGATCCTTGTCGATGACCGCACCCGTGAGCAGTTCGGACTCGCCCGCCGACCGTCCCGTCTGGGTCTCGATCTTGAGGTTCTGCAGGTCGACGACGTGAGAGCCGTCGTCGGCCTCGACGGTGACCTGCCGGACCGCCCGGACGACCAGGTCAGCGAGCACTTCCTTCTCGAGTTCGGCGCCCTTGCCGGTCATTGACGTCTCGGCGACCGACTTGAGCAGCTCCTCGTCGTCGGGGTCGACCTCGGACGCGACGGCGTCGACTTCCTCGCGGGCGCGCTCGCTCGCGAGATTGAATCCGCGGATGATCGCGGTCGGGTGGATGTCCTGCTCGAGGAGGTCCTCGGCGTTCTTGAGCAGTTCGCCCGCAATCGCGACCGCGGTCGTCGTGCCGTCGCCGGCCTCGTCCTCCTGGGTTTCGGCGACCTCGACGATCATTTCGGCGGTCGGGTTGTCGATGTCCATCTCGGTCAGGATGGTCACCCCGTCGTTGGTGACGGTGACGTCGCCGAGCGAGTCGACGAGCATCTTGTCCATCCCTTTCGGCCCGAGCGTGGAGCGTACCGCCTCCGCCACCGCACGCGCGGCGGAGATGTTGTACTCCTGGGCGTCCTTGTCCTTGACGCGCTGGGAATCCTCTCCGAGAATTATCATCGGCTGGCCCTGCATTCGCTGGCTCATAGTACAGCGGTTCGTTGTTTGTGATTCTATATAAACGTTGTGCTAACGGCGCGAGTACGGTGTTCGATGAAGCGAGCGATAGCGGAAGAAAACGCCGGACTGAAAGCCGATGATCCGACATTTGTGGTAGCTACTCACATGGGAGGGGCCTCGGTATTGGCCGCTCTTTTGAGGGAAAACGTCCCGGTTTGTGAGGTCGAGTGGGAGCAACAGCCGCAAAGGACTTGCATCCGTATCGAGAACTCCCGATACATGGGACACGGGATACTCGTCAGTCACCTCGTCGAGAAGTTCCGGGACGACGAATCCGACGACGACGGGAACGGATCCGACGATGACGGGAACGAATCCGACGACGACGGGAACAGTTCCGACGACGACTCGACGGCGTGAACTGACCGAAGAAATCGGCTGGACGACTTTTGAGCGGAGAGGAGGTCAACGGCAGTCTGTACTCGCGAGAACAGACGCAAGCTATTTATTTATATCGAGATAACTCGATTTGTATGAGTTCCACGTCGATCATCGGTCGCCTGGTAAACGCGTTCAAAAGCGAGGGATCGGACGGCAATGACGGTTGTTCGTGTGGCATGAAAATCGAGGAAATAGAATCCGAACCGACCGAAACGGACGGAAAGTGAGGGAGACGCGAATGAGAGCGCTGGAGGAATGCAGATGAGCGGCAACGGGAGCACGGAGTCGGTCAGTCACTCGCTCGGTCGCCTCGGCGAGTGTGGCTGTGACGACGAGTCACTGATCGACGCCAGGCGTGCAGACGGTGAGACCACCGCCGAACAGCTCGCGGTGTTCAAGGCGCTCGCGAACGAAAACCGGATCCGGATCCTCGAAGCGCTGCGCGACGGGGAGCTTTGTGCCTGCGAACTCGAAGAGGTCCTCGATGCGCCCCAGTCGACCGTGGCGTCGCATCTCTCGACGCTCCGGGACGCGGGGCTCGTTTACACCCGAAAGGAGGGAAAATGGACCCATTACCGGATCGCCGACACCGCAAGCCTGCAGCTGCTCGATCTCGCCGCAGCGATGGGTAGAAACGCCGGTGAAACGGGGGACGACGAATGATCCCGACGGGATACGAGACCGCGCTGGCCGAATCGCTGGATTACTTCGTCTACCTCGCGGTCAGGCTCGGACCGCTTTTCATCGGCGCGTCGTTCCTGGTCGGCCTCGCCAAGGAGTATCTCCCGCCCGAACGGGTCGAGGCGACTCTTCGGTCCCACGACGAGGGGACCGGAAACGTCGCGGCTGCCGGATTCGGCGCGGTGACCCCCTTCTGTTCGTGTTCGACGGTTCCGATCCTCGCGGGACTCATCGGAGCGGGCGCACCCCTCGGGCTGGCGTTTTCGTTCCTGCTGGCGTCGCCTCTGGTCAACTGGATCGCGGTGGTGTTACTGTTCGGGCTGTTCGGGCCGTTCATCACGATCGCGTACGTCGTCACGACGCTTTCCGCGGCGATCGTGGGCGGCGTCATCATCGGACGGCTCGACCTCTCGATGTACGTCAAGGACGTCCGCATCACTGCCGACGGACGGGAGGTCACGACCACCGCCGGGACGGGCGCCACGGAGGGACCGGCCGAAGCGACCACCGACGGCGGGACGCCAAAGCCGGCAGCCGGCGGAGCGTCGGAGACGACCGCTGACGGCGGCTGTGGCTGCAGTTCCGGCGGGAACGACACCCACCGGAAACGGTTCGCCACCGCCGGAGTCGGAGCCCTGTCGTTCTTCTGGAGCACGCTCCCGTACCTCATCGCCGGGATCGCGATCGGGGCACTGATCCACGGAGCAGTGCCGACGAACGTGCTCCACTGGATCGCCGGCCCCGAGAACCCGCTTGCCACGCCGCTTGCCGCGGTCGCCGGCGCGCCGATCTACGTCGGAATGAGCGGGATGCTCCCGATCGCCGCGGCGCTTTTCGATCAGGGGATCCCGATCGGAACAGTGCTCGCGTTCGTTGTCGGCGGCGCCGGGATCAGCATTCCGAACCTGATCCTGCTGAACAAACTGTTCGAACGGCGGCTGCTCGCTATCTACGCGGGGACAGTCGTCGGAATCGGGATCGCGGTGGGACTGCTGTTCAACGTACTATTTATCTGAGATAGCTGTCGCCACTACTCGGTGTCCGCTTCCTCGACCGGTTCCTTCCAGTGAACGGTCACCGTTCCGACGGCGAAGGCGTCCCGGCTTTCGGCGTCGCGGGCGATCTGCATAGTGTTGACGCCCTCGACGAGCGACGTCCCGGTGAGGGTGTCGACCCAGTACTGCCACCCGTCGTTCGGCGGGATGTCGAATCCGGACATCGCCTCGCCGTTGACGA
The Halalkaliarchaeum desulfuricum DNA segment above includes these coding regions:
- the thsB gene encoding thermosome subunit beta, encoding MIILGEDSQRVKDKDAQEYNISAARAVAEAVRSTLGPKGMDKMLVDSLGDVTVTNDGVTILTEMDIDNPTAEMIVEVAETQEDEAGDGTTTAVAIAGELLKNAEDLLEQDIHPTAIIRGFNLASERAREEVDAVASEVDPDDEELLKSVAETSMTGKGAELEKEVLADLVVRAVRQVTVEADDGSHVVDLQNLKIETQTGRSAGESELLTGAVIDKDPVHDDMPTDFEDARILLVNEPIEVEETDVDTQVSIESPDQLQKFLDKEEQQLREKVDQIAETGANVVFCQKGIDDLAQHYLAKEGILAVRRTKKSDLKFLKNVLDTTIVTDLDAASEADVAEGTVRRDDDDELFYVEGPDSHGVTLLLRGSTDHVVDELERGINDAIDVVSTTVSDGRVLPGGGAIEVELARRLRDYADSVSGREQLAVESFADALELVPRVLAENAGLDSIDLLVDLRAAHESGDEAVGLNAYTGDIDDSFDAGVVEPAHAKEQAIASAAEAANLVLKIDDIIAAGDLSTEGDGDEGGPGGAGGMGGMGGMGGMGGAM
- a CDS encoding ArsR/SmtB family transcription factor, which produces MSGNGSTESVSHSLGRLGECGCDDESLIDARRADGETTAEQLAVFKALANENRIRILEALRDGELCACELEEVLDAPQSTVASHLSTLRDAGLVYTRKEGKWTHYRIADTASLQLLDLAAAMGRNAGETGDDE
- a CDS encoding permease produces the protein MIPTGYETALAESLDYFVYLAVRLGPLFIGASFLVGLAKEYLPPERVEATLRSHDEGTGNVAAAGFGAVTPFCSCSTVPILAGLIGAGAPLGLAFSFLLASPLVNWIAVVLLFGLFGPFITIAYVVTTLSAAIVGGVIIGRLDLSMYVKDVRITADGREVTTTAGTGATEGPAEATTDGGTPKPAAGGASETTADGGCGCSSGGNDTHRKRFATAGVGALSFFWSTLPYLIAGIAIGALIHGAVPTNVLHWIAGPENPLATPLAAVAGAPIYVGMSGMLPIAAALFDQGIPIGTVLAFVVGGAGISIPNLILLNKLFERRLLAIYAGTVVGIGIAVGLLFNVLFI
- a CDS encoding DUF7383 domain-containing protein, with product MRARANYATIYVGAQLAPDERKLDLDWATDVGDRTDTHEFEVPTADPRDAYVGVQAFDVDAYGHEIIVNGEAMSGFDIPPNDGWQYWVDTLTGTSLVEGVNTMQIARDAESRDAFAVGTVTVHWKEPVEEADTE